The Procambarus clarkii isolate CNS0578487 chromosome 46, FALCON_Pclarkii_2.0, whole genome shotgun sequence genome includes a region encoding these proteins:
- the LOC138350501 gene encoding fibrous sheath CABYR-binding protein-like yields the protein MKECKILALLQIQQQETQEWGRAKVATSEPPHSTNIHGGGMPKNHTPPPPPKAHHEGETHSEPAANASRQAASHHAHQAPLQVQPPPSHPQQATPAPSEESTEATSPALFTSSRETASEHRRHSSAKKWKEQNYSRQHTEALQAPPLAEAPPPKQQKSRSREPVPHPQAGVEHEPPPGHPTLHAAQARHPHTPAQQPQGQQQVPEVSHRP from the coding sequence atgaaagagtgcaaaatacttgcactgttacagatccaacagcaggagacgcaggagtgGGGGAGGGCaaaggtagcaacttcggagccccctCACAGCACCAACATCCACGGCGGGGGGATGCCAAagaaccatactcccccacctcctcccaaggcacaccacgaaggggaaacacactccgagcccgccgcgaatgcttcgagacaggccgcatcaCACCACGCCCACCAGGCCCCTCTGCAGGTACAGCCACCACCTTCACATCCacaacaggccacacccgcaccgtccgaagagtccacagaggccacatcgccTGCACTGttcacatcatccagggaaacagcctcagaacaccgacggcaCTCTTCTGCAAAgaaatggaaagagcagaactacagccgCCAACACACAGAGGCACTGCAGGCACCTCCCCTTGCCGAAGCCCctcctccaaaacagcagaagtCGCGGTCCCGGGAGCCggtaccacatccacaggcgggggtagaacatgaacctccaccgggacatcccacactacacgcagcgcaggcccgacacccacacacaccggctcaacaaccccaggggcaaCAGCAGGTACCAGAggtgtcgcacaggccgtag